Proteins from one Nyctibius grandis isolate bNycGra1 chromosome 2, bNycGra1.pri, whole genome shotgun sequence genomic window:
- the RIPK4 gene encoding receptor-interacting serine/threonine-protein kinase 4 — protein MARESGSPWAMGLLKTFEECEFGSWEKIGSGGFGQVYKVRHLHWKTWLAIKCSPSLHVDEKERMELLEEARKMEMAKFRYILPVYGICKEPVGLVMEYMETGSLEKLLASEPLPWELRFRIIHETAVGMNFLHCMSPPLLHLDLKPANILLDAHYHVKISDFGLAKCNGLSHSHDISMDGLCGTIAYLPPERIKEKNRCFDTKHDVYSFSIVVWGVLTQKKPFAEENNILHIMVKVVKGHRPELPAVSKSRPHSCNNLIKLMQKCWQDDPGERPTFQEITSETEALCEKPEDETKEMITQDLDTKNSPEQQPEGISALSQPKQEPALPSVKDYSLSELLSQLDSGISQTMEGPEDLSRSSSESKLASSDKRLSGVSSVDSAFSSRGSLSLSFERESSDIGTTDIQKRKLTEAILSGDTSKLMKILQPQDVDIVLDGNSSLLHLAVEAGQEECVKWLLLYNANPNLTNKKGSTPLHIAIEKKVKSIVELIMARKINVNAKDEDQWTALHFAAQNGDDFSTKMLLDKNASLNEVDFEGRAPIHIACQYGQENIVRILLRRGVNVNIKGKDDWVPLHYAAWQGHLPIVKLLAKQRGANVNVQTVDGRTSLHLAAQRGHYRVARLLIDLESDVNIQNTLLQTALHIAAETGHTSTSRLLLKHGADIEAATAEGYTALHLASRSGHLATTKLLIDERASVLARGPLNRTALHLAAENGHSEVVEELVSSENINVMDSEGLTALHLAAREGTQKTVEVLLKRGAHTDMRRPTLHLAQQSSNSSVTVLLSET, from the exons GGAGCGCATGGAGTTATTGGAAGAAGCCAGGAAGATGGAAATGGCAAAGTTTCGCTACATCCTTCCTGTTTACGGCATCTGTAAAGAGCCGGTTGGCTTGGTCATGGAATACATGGAAACGGGGTCTCTGGAAAAGCTCCTGGCTTCCGAACCTCTGCCCTGGGAATTGCGCTTCCGCATCATCCACGAGACAGCTGTGGGGATGAATTTCCTGCACTGCATGTCCCCTCCGCTGCTCCACCTGGACCTCAAGCCTGCAAACATCCTGCTTGATGCCCACTACCACGTCAAG ATTTCTGACTTCGGACTTGCAAAGTGCAATGGCTTGTCCCATTCCCATGACATCAGCATGGACGGCTTGTGTGGCACAATTGCGTATCTTCCTCCAGAGCgcatcaaagagaaaaacaggtgTTTTGACACCAAACATGATGTGTACAG ttTTTCTATCGTGGTTTGGGGAGTTCTTACACAGAAGAAGCCTTTTGCAG aggaaaacaacattttacaTATTATGGTAAAAGTAGTTAAAGGTCACCGCCCAGAGCTACCTGCTGTTTCCAAATCCAGACCTCATTCATGTAATAACTTGATCAAACTGATGCAAAAATGTTGGCAAGATGATCCTGGTGAGCGGCCAACATTTCAAG aaatcaCTTCAGAAACTGAGGCCCTTTGTGAAAAACCAGAAGATGAAACAAAAGAGATGATAACTCAGGACCTGGACACCAAGAattccccagagcagcagcctgag GGGATATCTGCATTATCCCAGCCAAAACAGGAGCCTGCTCTACCATCAGTTAAGGATTACAGTCTCTCAGAGTTGTTGTCCCAGCTGGATTCGGGTATTTCACAGACTATGGAAGGCCCTGAGGATCTCAGCCGCAGCTCTTCTGAGTCCAAACTCGCCTCCAGTGACAAGCGGCTTTCAGGAGTTTCATCTGTAGATTCAGCTTTTTCATCCAGAggttccctttccctttcctttgaaAGGGAGAGTTCAG ATATTGGTACTACAGACAtacagaagaggaagctcaCGGAGGCCATTTTATCTGGAGATACCAGCAAGTTGATGAAGATCCTCCAGCCTCAAGATGTTGATATTGTTTTAGATGGGAACTCCAGTCTTTTGCACTTGGCCGTTGAAGCTGGTCAAGAAGAATGTGTCAAATGGCTCCTCCTGTACAACGCTAACCCTAATCTCACCAACAAGAAAGGTTCCACCCCTCTTCACATAGCTATTGAGAAGAAAGTTAAAAGCATTGTGGAGCTGATTATGGCTAGGAAAATCAATGTTAATGCCAAAGATGAGGATCAGTGGACTGCTCTTCACTTTGCTGCCCAAAACGGGGATGATTTCAGCACCAAAATGCTGCTTGATAAGAATGCATCCTTAAATGAGGTAGATTTTGAAGGCAGAGCCCCCATCCACATAGCTTGTCAGTATGGCCAAGAGAATATTGTGCGGATCCTGCTGAGACGAGGTGTTAATGTGAACATCAAAGGAAAGGATGACTGGGTGCCACTGCACTATgctgcctggcaaggtcatCTCCCCATCGTAAAGCTTCTGGCCAAACAGCGGGGCGCAAACGTGAATGTGCAGACTGTGGATGGAAGGACCTCGCTACACCTGGCCGCTCAACGAGGACACTACCGTGTCGCTCGCCTTCTCATAGACCTGGAGTCAGATGTCAACATACAGAACACGCTCTTGCAGACTGCTCTCCACATAGCTGCTGAAACTGGCCACACCAGCACATCAAGGCTGCTCCTTAAACATGGTGCTGACATTGaggcagcaacagcagaaggatACACCGCTCTGCACTTGGCATCTCGCAGCGGCCATTTAGCAACAACAAAGTTGCTGATAGATGAAAGGGCCAGTGTTCTAGCCAGAGGCCCTTTAAATAGGACAGCGTTACATCTTGCTGCAGAAAACGGGCACTCTGAAGTAGTAGAAGAACTTGTCAGTTCAGAAAATATCAACGTTATGGACAGTGAAGGGTTGACAGCTCTTCATCTGGCTGCACGAGAGGGCACACAAAAAACAGTTGAAGTTCTTCTGAAGCGTGGGGCGCACACTGACATGCGAAGACCCACACTACATCTTGCTCAGCAGAGCAGTAACAGCTCGGTTACTGTGTTGTTAAGTGAGACTTAA